A genomic region of Vibrio sp. 10N contains the following coding sequences:
- the mmsB gene encoding 3-hydroxyisobutyrate dehydrogenase, protein MSQEKQTTVAFIGLGNMGSPMASNLLKAGFNVRVHDRVEALSQALGNEGAKVCDNIKQVLDSAEVVVTMLPAGEHVKQVYLGTEQEPGIIDLVSNNAFLIDCSTIDPDSARLVSKNAQDKGLEFVDAPVSGGVAAASAGTLTFIVGGSDKGFTKANNLLSFMGKNVFHAGKAGDGQMAKVCNNLILGSVMAATCESLSLGMDNGLNPEVLSNIILQSSGRNWVLELYNPCPGVIEHAPASAQYTPGFMCKLMSKDLGLGLEAAKMSQSSVPMGALAHSLYALHNRNGNAELDFSSLFEFFRNKQ, encoded by the coding sequence ATGAGTCAGGAAAAACAAACCACGGTCGCATTTATTGGACTTGGCAACATGGGTAGCCCAATGGCGAGTAACCTGCTCAAAGCGGGTTTTAATGTTCGGGTTCATGACCGTGTTGAGGCACTCTCACAAGCGCTTGGAAATGAAGGTGCCAAGGTCTGCGACAACATAAAACAAGTGTTAGATTCGGCAGAAGTTGTCGTCACCATGTTACCGGCTGGAGAGCATGTCAAACAGGTCTATCTTGGCACTGAGCAAGAGCCAGGGATTATTGACTTGGTATCGAACAATGCCTTCCTGATCGATTGCTCGACGATCGATCCGGACTCTGCTCGTCTGGTGTCGAAAAACGCACAGGACAAGGGGCTGGAGTTTGTCGATGCACCTGTATCTGGAGGTGTTGCTGCTGCCAGTGCTGGTACGTTGACGTTTATCGTAGGTGGCAGCGATAAAGGTTTTACCAAAGCGAATAACTTGCTGTCTTTCATGGGTAAAAATGTGTTTCATGCGGGTAAAGCCGGCGATGGGCAAATGGCGAAAGTCTGCAACAATCTGATTCTCGGCTCTGTCATGGCGGCGACTTGTGAATCCCTTAGTCTTGGTATGGATAACGGTCTCAATCCTGAGGTGTTATCGAATATTATTCTGCAAAGTTCTGGCAGAAACTGGGTTTTAGAACTATATAACCCTTGTCCGGGAGTGATTGAGCACGCGCCAGCGAGTGCCCAATATACTCCCGGTTTTATGTGTAAGTTGATGTCAAAAGATTTGGGGCTTGGGCTAGAAGCGGCAAAAATGAGTCAATCTTCGGTGCCCATGGGAGCGTTAGCTCATAGTCTCTACGCACTCCATAACCGAAACGGAAATGCGGAGTTGGATTTCTCGAGTCTTTTTGAGTTTTTTCGCAATAAGCAGTAG
- a CDS encoding helix-turn-helix domain-containing protein codes for MAEIETEGFEFFGVEETVFRKMVIERIEALMVQAGLSKNSLAKKADIGRSALYEKMDREAKSHFTILDFFRIAKALDVSLLQLFPMTQLERLHGGQLPLSASTLKFLDLMLAAPKEDIEFLSNFYASLKKRDGVNEDE; via the coding sequence ATGGCAGAAATAGAAACGGAAGGGTTTGAGTTCTTTGGTGTCGAAGAGACAGTATTTCGCAAAATGGTGATAGAGCGAATCGAAGCGCTCATGGTTCAAGCAGGGCTCTCTAAGAATTCGCTGGCAAAAAAAGCCGACATAGGTCGCTCTGCGCTCTATGAAAAGATGGATCGTGAAGCAAAAAGTCATTTCACTATTTTGGATTTTTTCCGAATTGCTAAAGCGCTTGACGTCAGCTTATTACAATTGTTCCCAATGACTCAGTTAGAGCGTTTACATGGCGGACAGTTGCCTCTGTCGGCGAGTACGCTTAAGTTTCTCGATCTCATGCTGGCAGCGCCTAAAGAGGACATTGAGTTTCTCTCTAACTTCTATGCGTCTTTAAAAAAACGTGATGGCGTAAACGAAGACGAATAG
- a CDS encoding isovaleryl-CoA dehydrogenase, giving the protein MFTHYRPMDFGLDESVNLLRDHVGNFARECIAPLASDIDNNNAFPNELWSQFGEMGLLGVTVSEQYGGAGMGYLAHVVALEEISRASASVALSYGAHSNLCVNQIYRNGNQAQKDKYLPKLVDGSHVGALAMSEANAGSDVISMQLRAERYDDHFILNGSKMWITNGPDADVLVVYAKTDPNAAQHGITAFIIEKKFDGFSHAQKLDKLGMRGSNTCELVFQNCKVPIENVLGDVNRGVEVLMSGLNYERVVLAAGPLGIMQACLDLVVPYVHERKQFGKAIGQFQLVQAKLADMYTRGNAARAYLYAVASACDRGDITRKDSAGVILYTAELATQMALDAIQLLGGNGYINEYPAGRLLRDAKLYEIGAGTSEIRRMLIGRELFDESK; this is encoded by the coding sequence ATGTTCACTCACTATCGTCCCATGGACTTTGGTTTAGACGAATCGGTCAATTTACTTCGTGACCACGTGGGCAACTTTGCACGCGAATGCATTGCCCCACTTGCCAGCGACATCGATAACAATAACGCCTTCCCCAATGAGTTGTGGTCACAGTTTGGTGAGATGGGCTTACTCGGCGTGACCGTCAGCGAACAATATGGCGGAGCGGGCATGGGGTATCTGGCTCATGTTGTCGCCCTCGAAGAGATCAGTCGCGCTTCGGCTTCTGTCGCCCTTTCCTACGGAGCACACTCCAACCTATGTGTGAATCAGATATACCGTAACGGCAACCAAGCACAAAAGGACAAATACCTTCCTAAACTTGTTGATGGGTCCCATGTGGGTGCCCTTGCTATGAGTGAAGCCAATGCGGGCTCTGATGTTATCAGTATGCAGCTCAGAGCAGAGCGTTATGATGACCACTTTATTCTAAACGGTAGCAAAATGTGGATCACCAATGGACCCGACGCAGACGTATTAGTGGTATACGCAAAGACAGACCCCAACGCGGCTCAGCATGGTATTACGGCCTTCATCATCGAAAAGAAGTTTGATGGATTTAGCCATGCTCAAAAGCTGGATAAACTCGGCATGCGCGGCTCCAACACCTGTGAGCTGGTGTTTCAAAATTGTAAGGTGCCTATCGAGAATGTGCTCGGTGACGTCAACCGTGGCGTGGAGGTGTTGATGAGCGGCCTGAACTACGAACGCGTCGTACTCGCCGCAGGCCCGCTTGGCATAATGCAAGCATGCTTAGATCTTGTTGTCCCCTATGTCCACGAACGCAAACAATTTGGTAAAGCCATCGGTCAGTTCCAATTGGTACAAGCAAAACTTGCCGACATGTACACCCGTGGCAATGCAGCACGTGCCTACCTGTATGCCGTTGCCAGCGCGTGTGATAGAGGCGATATTACGCGAAAAGACTCCGCTGGTGTCATTCTTTACACCGCAGAACTTGCTACTCAGATGGCGTTGGATGCAATCCAACTGCTTGGTGGTAATGGCTACATCAATGAATACCCCGCAGGACGATTGCTGAGAGATGCCAAGTTATATGAAATTGGCGCTGGGACCTCAGAGATTCGTCGCATGTTGATTGGTCGCGAACTGTTTGATGAGTCGAAGTAA
- a CDS encoding thiolase family protein, producing the protein MKRTPESVSGQNNVYIVAAQRTPMGKFQGALASLTATALGSSAIESVIASVGLEPAAVDEVLMGCVLSAGLGQAPARQAALGAGLEYATPCSTVNKVCGSGMKAVMLGSTQIQAGQAECVIAGGMESMSNAPYLLEGARSGFRIGHRHTLDHMFVDGLQDAYEGELMGVYGQRIADQLEYTREQMDNWATRSASRAKRALEEQRFQLETCDITLQTGDVVRDDELPGTIKLDKIATLKPAFDANGTITAANSSAISDGAAALLLMSEAKMQALGLAPLAIIKGFTTQARQPSEFTLAPVDAIRTLLDAMQWQIDEVDLWEINEAFAVVTQIAVDSLGLNEERVNVNGGACALGHPIGASGARILVTLIHALRAKADQATSKEPLKGIATLCIGGGEATAIAIEVPPKNHTHKEGQS; encoded by the coding sequence ATGAAACGAACGCCGGAATCAGTCTCAGGTCAAAACAATGTCTACATTGTGGCAGCACAGCGCACGCCTATGGGGAAGTTTCAAGGAGCACTTGCAAGCTTAACCGCAACCGCACTTGGCAGTTCCGCGATAGAGAGCGTCATTGCCAGTGTTGGATTAGAGCCAGCAGCCGTGGATGAAGTTTTAATGGGCTGCGTGCTAAGCGCCGGCTTGGGGCAAGCGCCAGCACGACAGGCTGCTCTTGGCGCAGGGCTAGAATACGCCACGCCTTGCTCAACCGTTAACAAGGTCTGTGGCTCCGGCATGAAAGCTGTGATGCTTGGCAGCACGCAAATCCAGGCAGGACAAGCGGAGTGTGTGATTGCGGGCGGGATGGAGAGCATGAGTAACGCACCGTATCTTCTTGAAGGTGCTCGATCGGGTTTTCGCATTGGCCACCGTCATACCCTTGACCATATGTTTGTTGATGGTTTGCAAGATGCCTATGAGGGTGAACTGATGGGCGTTTATGGCCAGCGTATTGCGGACCAGCTTGAATACACGCGTGAGCAGATGGACAACTGGGCGACGCGCTCTGCATCCAGAGCTAAGCGTGCACTTGAAGAACAACGTTTCCAACTTGAAACCTGTGACATCACGCTTCAAACCGGTGATGTGGTTCGTGACGATGAACTACCCGGTACCATCAAGCTCGACAAAATCGCGACGTTAAAGCCTGCCTTTGATGCCAATGGAACCATTACGGCGGCCAACTCTAGTGCAATATCGGACGGCGCTGCTGCGCTTCTGCTTATGAGCGAAGCAAAAATGCAGGCGTTGGGTTTAGCACCTCTCGCTATCATCAAAGGTTTTACCACTCAGGCGCGTCAACCTTCGGAGTTCACCTTGGCACCGGTTGACGCGATACGGACACTGCTCGACGCGATGCAATGGCAAATTGATGAGGTGGATCTTTGGGAGATAAACGAAGCGTTTGCTGTGGTTACTCAGATTGCTGTTGATTCACTGGGTTTGAACGAAGAGCGAGTCAATGTGAATGGTGGCGCGTGTGCATTGGGACACCCTATCGGTGCCAGTGGTGCACGAATACTGGTTACTTTGATTCATGCGTTAAGGGCGAAAGCCGACCAAGCGACGAGCAAGGAGCCCCTGAAAGGCATCGCGACGCTGTGCATTGGTGGGGGTGAAGCCACTGCGATCGCAATAGAAGTACCACCCAAAAACCATACGCATAAGGAAGGTCAATCATGA
- a CDS encoding CoA-acylating methylmalonate-semialdehyde dehydrogenase, whose product MNKVANFIDGKAVISMSNEWLDVTNPATNELLGMVPLTPETEMQAAIEHAVSAQIDWKEEAISERARLMLRYQHLLKEQHDEIAHLLSKETGKTIADAKGDVWRGIEVVEQAANIASNMMGETVENVATDIDSYSLIQPLGVCCGITPFNFPAMIPLWMFPIAIAAGNAFILKPSEQVPLTAVRLAELFHQAGAPPSLLQVVHGGKAQVDFLLTHHAIRAVSFVGSVPTAQYIYQTATANHKRVQAFAGAKNHMVVMPDANKEQVINNLVGSSVGAAGQRCMAISVAVFVGSSKQWITELGSAMAKVKPGRWDDPDAAYGPLISQQAKQRVLSLIESGKQAGAQCLLDGSDCQVDGCPEGNWLGPTLFSGVTTEMAIYQQEIFGPVLVCIEVDSLDEAISLVNANPYGNGTSIFTANGAAARKYQHQVLVGQVGINVSIPVPLPFFSFTGWRGSFYGDLHAYGKQAVRFYTETKTVTARWFDDDIPDGPNLTIQLR is encoded by the coding sequence ATGAACAAGGTAGCCAACTTCATCGATGGTAAAGCGGTCATATCGATGTCAAATGAGTGGCTGGATGTCACTAATCCTGCCACCAATGAGTTACTGGGTATGGTGCCGTTGACGCCAGAAACAGAGATGCAAGCGGCGATTGAACACGCAGTCAGCGCTCAAATAGATTGGAAAGAAGAGGCGATATCTGAACGGGCGAGACTGATGCTGCGCTACCAACATTTGCTCAAGGAGCAACATGATGAGATCGCGCATTTGTTGTCTAAAGAGACTGGTAAAACGATAGCGGACGCAAAAGGTGATGTGTGGCGTGGTATTGAGGTTGTTGAACAAGCGGCTAATATCGCCAGCAACATGATGGGGGAAACAGTAGAAAACGTAGCCACTGACATAGATAGCTACTCGCTGATTCAGCCTCTAGGCGTATGCTGTGGGATAACGCCGTTTAATTTTCCTGCAATGATCCCTTTGTGGATGTTTCCTATCGCCATCGCTGCAGGTAATGCGTTTATTTTAAAACCGTCGGAACAAGTTCCATTAACGGCGGTTCGTTTAGCGGAGCTGTTTCATCAAGCGGGCGCGCCACCGAGCCTGCTGCAGGTTGTACACGGCGGCAAAGCGCAAGTCGACTTCCTGCTTACTCATCATGCGATTCGTGCCGTCTCTTTTGTCGGTTCGGTACCCACAGCGCAATATATCTATCAAACCGCGACGGCAAACCACAAGCGAGTGCAAGCCTTTGCCGGAGCGAAAAATCATATGGTGGTGATGCCGGATGCAAATAAAGAGCAAGTGATAAACAATTTAGTCGGCTCTTCGGTAGGTGCCGCTGGCCAGCGCTGCATGGCAATTTCGGTGGCGGTGTTTGTGGGTAGCTCTAAACAGTGGATAACAGAACTTGGCAGCGCAATGGCCAAGGTGAAACCAGGGCGCTGGGACGACCCGGATGCGGCGTATGGTCCATTGATCAGTCAACAAGCTAAACAGCGAGTGCTGAGTCTGATTGAATCGGGAAAACAAGCAGGCGCGCAATGTCTGCTTGATGGTTCCGATTGCCAAGTTGATGGTTGCCCTGAAGGTAACTGGTTAGGGCCAACATTATTTAGTGGTGTGACTACCGAGATGGCTATTTACCAGCAAGAGATTTTTGGCCCGGTACTGGTTTGTATTGAGGTGGACTCTTTAGATGAAGCGATTTCACTGGTGAATGCTAATCCTTACGGCAATGGAACGTCCATTTTTACCGCAAATGGTGCGGCGGCACGCAAATATCAGCACCAGGTTTTGGTGGGACAAGTTGGCATTAATGTGTCGATACCTGTGCCCTTACCATTTTTCTCATTTACCGGCTGGCGAGGCAGTTTCTATGGTGATTTGCATGCTTATGGAAAGCAGGCTGTGCGTTTTTATACGGAGACCAAAACGGTCACGGCACGTTGGTTCGACGATGACATTCCAGATGGGCCGAACCTGACCATTCAGCTTCGTTAA
- a CDS encoding enoyl-CoA hydratase — protein MSEKSLIPHTIEQHIATITINNPPANTWTADSLVILKRLIEELSQNLDVYALVITGQGEKFFSAGADLKVFADGDKESAYLMSRVFGEAFEALSNFRGVSIAAINGYAMGGGLEVALACDIRIAEQQAVLALPEAKVGLLPCAGGTQNLTALVGEGWAKRIILCGEQVDAARAYQIKLVEKVVEKGEALTVATELARKVANQSPSSVTACKALIQNNRQHFMSHGLVKERELFIQLFDTEDQREGVNAFLEKRSPQWKNR, from the coding sequence ATGTCAGAAAAATCTTTGATTCCTCATACGATAGAACAGCACATAGCTACGATTACGATAAATAATCCGCCAGCAAATACGTGGACTGCAGACAGTTTGGTGATCCTGAAGCGGCTTATCGAAGAGCTCAGTCAAAATCTCGATGTCTATGCGTTGGTCATCACAGGACAAGGTGAAAAGTTCTTTTCGGCAGGGGCGGATTTGAAAGTCTTTGCCGATGGAGACAAAGAAAGTGCTTATTTGATGTCGCGTGTGTTTGGTGAGGCTTTTGAAGCGCTGTCGAATTTTCGTGGTGTGTCGATAGCAGCGATTAATGGCTATGCCATGGGAGGCGGCCTTGAGGTTGCTCTGGCTTGTGATATTCGAATCGCAGAACAACAAGCGGTGTTGGCTCTGCCGGAAGCGAAAGTCGGTTTGCTACCTTGTGCTGGTGGCACGCAAAATTTAACGGCTTTGGTGGGAGAAGGTTGGGCCAAACGGATCATTCTATGTGGCGAACAGGTTGATGCTGCTCGAGCTTATCAGATCAAGCTTGTAGAAAAGGTGGTGGAGAAAGGCGAAGCATTAACGGTTGCCACTGAGCTTGCTAGGAAAGTCGCCAATCAATCGCCTTCATCGGTTACCGCCTGTAAAGCATTGATTCAAAATAACCGTCAACACTTTATGTCGCATGGTTTGGTAAAAGAGCGAGAGCTGTTTATTCAACTGTTTGACACTGAAGATCAGCGCGAAGGGGTGAATGCGTTTTTAGAGAAGCGTTCACCACAATGGAAAAATCGCTAG
- a CDS encoding porin family protein, with protein MKLKNRLLLLATPLFAMPVLAEGLYAGASIGYGNQKGVFSDLSTASGYVMAGYRFNDNIAAEYRFGGVNTHDSFINDLRSFNSLYVRGSYEIDPGFEVYGLAGFTHARGGDYFSNGSRNATSPSFGIGARYEIADDLGLNAEYVSVISKRDYSLSAVYFGIDYRF; from the coding sequence ATGAAACTTAAAAATAGACTTTTATTACTAGCAACTCCACTGTTTGCGATGCCAGTTCTTGCCGAAGGTCTATATGCTGGCGCCAGTATTGGCTACGGTAATCAGAAAGGCGTGTTCAGTGACTTGAGCACTGCAAGTGGATATGTAATGGCTGGTTATCGATTCAATGACAATATTGCAGCTGAATATCGATTTGGTGGCGTTAATACTCATGACAGCTTTATCAATGATCTAAGATCATTCAACAGCCTATACGTTCGCGGTAGCTACGAAATCGATCCGGGTTTCGAAGTTTATGGCCTTGCTGGTTTTACTCATGCTAGAGGTGGCGACTATTTTTCAAATGGAAGCCGCAACGCAACCAGTCCTAGTTTTGGAATTGGCGCACGTTATGAAATTGCGGACGATCTGGGATTGAACGCGGAATACGTATCTGTTATTTCTAAACGCGATTATTCATTGTCAGCGGTTTATTTTGGTATTGATTACCGCTTCTAA
- a CDS encoding acyl-CoA dehydrogenase family protein, producing the protein MDFELNEDQRAFADTAQQFAVDNLLPNASRWDAECHFPKQVLKQAGELGFLSLYTREEQGGLGLSRLDSSIIFEQLAMGCTSTTAFMTIHNMVTWMVASFANEDTCQRFVPKLLTGEWLGSYCLTEPGAGSDAASLTTSAVREGDNYIINGTKAFISGAGETEVLVVMARTGEPGAKGISAFVLDAESEGISYGRKEPKMGWNSQPTRAITFDNVLVPASQILGREGEGFTFAMKGLDGGRINIATCSVGTAQHALNLATNYLHERRQFGKPLASFQALQFSMADMVTELVAARQMVRLAAFKLDHGHADATTYCAMAKRFATDVGFKVCDGVLQLFGGYGYIKEYSLERHFRDVRVHQILEGTNEIMRLIIARRVLSDGGSIQ; encoded by the coding sequence ATGGATTTTGAACTCAACGAAGATCAGAGGGCGTTTGCCGATACCGCTCAACAATTTGCTGTCGATAACCTATTGCCCAATGCGAGCCGCTGGGATGCCGAGTGTCACTTTCCCAAACAAGTGCTCAAGCAGGCAGGCGAATTAGGATTTTTGAGTCTTTACACTCGTGAGGAGCAGGGGGGATTGGGTCTGAGTCGCCTTGACTCTTCGATCATTTTTGAACAGCTCGCGATGGGCTGTACCTCTACGACGGCGTTTATGACTATTCATAATATGGTGACCTGGATGGTGGCAAGCTTTGCCAACGAGGATACTTGCCAACGTTTTGTACCTAAACTGCTTACCGGCGAATGGTTGGGTTCTTATTGCTTAACTGAACCCGGTGCCGGCTCGGATGCCGCGTCGTTGACAACTTCGGCAGTAAGAGAGGGTGACAACTATATTATAAACGGTACGAAAGCGTTCATCTCTGGTGCAGGAGAAACTGAGGTATTGGTGGTCATGGCGCGAACCGGTGAACCGGGCGCAAAAGGCATCTCTGCATTTGTATTAGATGCCGAGAGCGAGGGGATCAGCTATGGCCGAAAAGAGCCTAAGATGGGTTGGAACAGCCAACCGACAAGAGCGATAACGTTCGATAATGTTCTTGTGCCAGCATCGCAAATTTTAGGGCGTGAAGGTGAAGGCTTTACCTTTGCGATGAAAGGACTTGATGGTGGTCGCATCAACATTGCCACCTGTTCTGTTGGTACCGCGCAACATGCCCTCAACCTCGCAACAAACTATCTGCACGAACGTCGACAATTTGGCAAGCCTCTTGCGAGCTTTCAAGCGCTGCAATTCTCAATGGCAGATATGGTGACTGAGCTTGTAGCCGCAAGGCAAATGGTGAGATTGGCCGCCTTTAAGCTTGACCATGGACATGCTGATGCCACCACTTATTGCGCAATGGCCAAACGCTTTGCTACCGACGTTGGCTTTAAAGTTTGTGATGGAGTGTTGCAGTTATTTGGGGGCTACGGCTATATCAAGGAATATTCGTTAGAGCGACACTTCCGTGATGTTCGCGTGCATCAAATTTTAGAGGGTACTAACGAAATCATGCGCTTAATCATTGCTAGACGCGTTCTCAGTGATGGCGGCTCAATACAGTGA
- a CDS encoding enoyl-CoA hydratase/isomerase family protein: MSSLTSSSNSPDVAHDTVRFQEYVCADNQFKIAVATLSNPKALNALTHDMLVLLNNQLETWHEDDKILCVILDGDGEKAFCAGGDVRSLHSKMKHGTLEDAKAYAEAFFGTEYQCDYLIHTYTKPIVAWGEGIVMGGGMGLFMGASHKVVTPDSRLAMPEIHIGLFPDVGATYFLNRLDDDIGLFLGLTGVMMNGTDALDIGLADHLNAPSDKQKLINELQQTDWDSIEDSYDYLTEVLSELASNANIAKPAGRLLPLIPDIQQACSPDSLEEVYNNIQALPCHEKWMQAAQQNLIDGSPITAHICFRQLKHYRQLSLADCFRLELILGLRSVEFGEFQEGVRARLVDKDGMPNWTYPHISQVPKSVIDNLFTSLWREEEHPLAMLGHY; encoded by the coding sequence ATGTCATCATTAACTTCATCATCAAATTCGCCCGACGTAGCGCACGATACGGTCCGATTTCAGGAATACGTGTGTGCTGACAATCAATTCAAAATTGCGGTGGCCACGTTATCCAATCCGAAAGCACTAAACGCATTAACTCACGATATGTTGGTGTTGCTTAATAACCAGCTTGAGACATGGCACGAGGACGACAAGATCCTGTGTGTGATACTTGATGGTGATGGCGAGAAAGCATTTTGCGCAGGAGGGGATGTTCGTTCCCTACATAGCAAAATGAAACATGGCACTTTAGAAGATGCCAAAGCGTATGCAGAAGCGTTTTTTGGTACGGAATATCAGTGCGATTACTTGATTCACACCTACACAAAACCAATCGTTGCTTGGGGCGAGGGGATTGTGATGGGTGGAGGTATGGGGCTCTTTATGGGAGCAAGCCATAAAGTAGTTACGCCGGACTCACGCTTAGCGATGCCAGAAATTCATATTGGTTTATTTCCCGATGTGGGTGCGACGTATTTTCTAAATCGACTCGATGATGATATTGGGCTGTTCTTAGGACTGACAGGCGTAATGATGAATGGCACCGATGCCTTAGACATTGGCTTAGCTGATCACTTGAATGCCCCATCTGATAAACAAAAGTTGATAAATGAATTACAACAAACGGATTGGGATAGCATAGAAGACAGTTATGACTATTTAACAGAAGTACTATCCGAACTGGCGTCTAACGCCAATATTGCCAAACCCGCCGGGCGTCTGTTGCCGCTTATTCCTGATATTCAACAAGCGTGTTCACCTGACTCCCTTGAAGAGGTCTATAACAATATACAGGCGTTACCTTGTCACGAAAAGTGGATGCAGGCGGCGCAGCAAAATCTGATCGATGGTAGCCCGATAACCGCGCATATTTGTTTTCGACAACTTAAACACTACCGCCAGTTGTCACTCGCCGATTGTTTTCGTCTGGAACTCATTTTAGGGCTACGAAGTGTTGAATTTGGTGAGTTTCAGGAGGGGGTGCGAGCGCGCTTAGTGGACAAAGACGGTATGCCCAACTGGACATACCCGCATATCAGCCAAGTACCTAAATCAGTGATTGATAACCTGTTTACTTCTCTTTGGCGCGAAGAGGAACATCCACTGGCCATGCTCGGGCACTACTAG
- a CDS encoding SDR family oxidoreductase, producing MELEQGVIAITGAGQGLGQTMATSLAQQGASLALLDVNQDALTETQELCEAFGVKAQTYQVDVTNEEQVESVFRDIVTEFGSLNGLVNNAGILRDGMLVKSRDGEISKMSLDDFNAVINVNLTGTFLCGREAAVQMIESDSRGVIINISSVSRAGNMGQTNYAASKAAVATMSSVWGKELARYGIRSVAIAPGVVETSMTASMKPEARERLENMVPVRRMADPTEIAHTVRFILENEYVNGRVIEVDGGLVI from the coding sequence ATGGAACTTGAACAGGGCGTTATCGCTATTACTGGTGCAGGACAAGGATTAGGTCAAACTATGGCGACTAGCTTAGCTCAGCAAGGAGCGAGCTTAGCACTGCTCGATGTCAATCAAGACGCCTTAACAGAGACGCAAGAACTTTGTGAGGCCTTTGGGGTGAAAGCGCAAACTTATCAGGTCGATGTCACCAATGAAGAGCAAGTAGAAAGCGTGTTTCGTGACATTGTCACGGAATTCGGCTCTTTGAATGGGTTAGTCAACAATGCCGGTATCCTGCGAGACGGAATGCTGGTTAAATCTCGAGATGGTGAAATCAGTAAAATGTCTCTGGATGACTTTAATGCCGTTATCAATGTCAATCTTACTGGTACGTTTCTGTGCGGCCGTGAAGCGGCGGTACAGATGATTGAGTCCGATTCACGTGGGGTTATTATTAATATTTCCAGTGTGTCGAGAGCAGGCAACATGGGGCAAACCAACTACGCGGCTTCCAAAGCCGCAGTCGCGACGATGTCATCCGTATGGGGTAAAGAACTTGCTCGCTACGGCATCCGATCTGTTGCTATTGCACCAGGCGTTGTTGAGACCTCGATGACAGCCTCGATGAAACCAGAAGCCCGTGAGCGTCTGGAAAATATGGTGCCTGTACGCCGCATGGCGGATCCAACTGAGATTGCTCATACCGTACGTTTCATTTTGGAAAATGAGTACGTCAATGGCCGAGTGATTGAAGTGGATGGTGGCTTGGTGATCTAA
- a CDS encoding MerR family transcriptional regulator — MDTYKISELAKEFDITTRSIRFYEDEGLIQPDRKGSMRIYQRRDKIRLKLILRGKRLGFSLAEIRELFELYDTHQEDDQLTKMLKIIDEKEAVLKRQLDDINTLLEDLTIARQRCETALSKTE, encoded by the coding sequence GTGGACACCTATAAGATCAGTGAACTGGCAAAAGAATTTGATATCACCACAAGAAGTATCCGTTTTTACGAAGATGAAGGTCTGATCCAACCAGACAGAAAAGGGAGTATGCGCATTTATCAACGTCGCGACAAAATACGCTTAAAGCTTATCTTGCGTGGGAAACGCCTCGGTTTTTCCCTCGCTGAAATCAGGGAACTGTTCGAGCTATACGACACCCATCAGGAAGATGACCAGCTAACCAAAATGCTCAAAATCATTGATGAAAAGGAAGCCGTACTCAAAAGGCAGCTCGACGATATCAATACACTACTGGAAGACTTAACCATTGCGCGTCAACGATGTGAAACCGCGCTCTCCAAAACGGAGTAA